The DNA segment GTTCATCCTGTTGAACTCGACTTAAAGCGGCAAATAATACAGGCGCTAAAGATGAAGTAGCCATAGCCATGACAGTTGTAACAATAGCCATAGGCATTTTATAGATCCCTAAATAATAGGCATCCAAAAAGCGACTAATAATGAAGGTATCCACCCATGCAGTAAGCCAAATAGAAAATGCTTCAGCCAATGACCATGCACTATAACTAAACATGTTCATAAAGACTCTAGAACTAAAGAAGAGATGGATTTGATTTTTCCTACTCTTCAATAAGGCCAAAGCCGTAAATAACTGAGCCCCTAACATACCAGCGATTAAAGACCAATAGTCATATCCCATGAGCGCCATAGGTATGGATATCAATATAGGAGTCAGAATTGTGATGAGCCGAATGTTAAGAAGAAACTTAAAGTTAAAGTCCCGTCTATACAATGCCATTTGTACACTACTGAAAGCAGAGAGCGGAATCATGGCCCCCATTATGGCCAACGGTATGCCTAAGCCATCATTTCCAACTAATACGGCCAGTTCATCACGACCGACTATAATAGCCCCCCACAAGAGTAAAGAAAGAACTAAGTTAGCAATAAAAGCTACATCTGTAGCCTCCTGTTTTTCTTTATCACTTTGAAACTCATGCTGTACAAGAAATTTTTGGAATCCCGCATCAGCTAGCATTTCTGCAAAGGATATAACCATCATAATTGTTGCCAATATCCCAAATGCCGTAGGTGCTAGCATATGGGCCAATATTATATTTGTTAGTGGTGTAATAAGCTTTGCTAAAACCTCTGTTATGACAGACCATTTAGCAGCAGCTACTATTTTTGTATCCATTATTTTTTATTGATATTCTTAATGCCCCGCAAGAATAATTCATGGTGAGCTTCACATTCCAAGTAATTTTGAATTGCTAAATAACTTGTTTTTCCTAAAATAAGTTGTATTAATTTTCGTCCAAATAATCCATTTATTGCACGAATGATAAAAGATCTACCTAAAAATTCACGCAAATATCGCTTTACATGAGTATCAGCAAAATCCTTATATGCTTGAGCAACAAAATGAGCATCTCTAATGTTTTCACTTCGCTTTTTATATTCCGTCAATGTTTCCATGGCTTCCGATTCAGTAGCCAAACGGGTGCCCCTTTCGGTACCACGAATTGGCACTTCAGATACAATAAAACTATCCTTTGTAGCCTCTACACTGATTAATAAGGAATCTTTTACAAACTCCTTATGATGTATATAGGATTCGGAGTTAAAGATAAAGTTACCTTGGCCATAAATAATAGTCCCCTTACCATAGTCCTCACGAGAACCTATACAATGACTATGTTGGCAAATTACAAGATCTGCCCCTTTATCAACAAATTTTCTGCAATATCTTTGTAACATTGGCGATGGATAGCGATAAAACTCCTTCCCACCATGATATAGGACGATAACATAATCACAAGTTTTTTTTAAAGCTTCTACATCATCGAAGCTCTCTAATACATCAAATGGATTAGCCCCCATTGTATGACAAGAAGCAACGGTAAACTCATGTTCTGCACATAAGTAAAATCCTATACGTATACCTTCTTTTTCAAAGATAAATGGCTTTTTAGCTTCCTTTACATTGGCACCAGCACCTGCATTTTTAATATCATGCTTTTTTAATAACTCCAATGTAGTAGTTAAGCCTTCCACACCATGGTCTAAGGAGTGATTATTAGCCAGTGTTAAAAATATAGGTTCTAAAGCCTTATAACCGTATATTGTTTTCGTAGGCGACTTTAAATTATTACCAAATTTATCAATCGGTGTAGATGCATCAGTTAAGGGTACCTCTAGATTAAACACATTTAAATCAGATTGCTTAAAGAGTCCTAATAATTCTTTACCAACTAAAGCTTCTATATTACCAGTTTCAAATAATACTCTATTTATATCCGTAGGAACAAAATCAGCTCCGATGTACAGTTTCAAGGTGTAACCACTCTCCCAATTCATAATCTTTTGATATAGGACGAAACTGTTCTAATCCCGCACCAGGGAAGAACGTTAACTCTCCAATATACAGTCGTCTCTTTATTTCATAGAAATCAACACGTAAAAACGGACAGTCTTTACTAAGTTCTGTAGCAAGTCTTAACATCTCATCATATGTTTCAGGTCTCGGGAACTCTGTTGGCAACGGTGGATAATGGCCAAAATGAATGCCCATAGGTTTCCAATCGATATCGTAAAAATTCATACGCGTTCCAGTTTTAGAAAAACGGTCAGAACAAACTACTGTCATCTTTGGTTCACCGTGGAAACAATACATCTTATAATCTAAGATTTCATTGCTACCTAATTCAGATAAGTATTCCTCTGCGATAATCCGACGAGGAACCTCCTTATAAGGCCACTCTCTGGCTATACGCGAATAATCCCGTTGTAAGGATGCACTTAATTTAGCTTTAGCAGCTTCTCGATCAAGGGATGACTTATCTTTACAAATAACGATGCCCCCACTATCATGTGTACATTTCAAAACAAATTGATTAGGTAATGCATCAAAGTCTATATCCTCTACAGAATCCCAAACAGCAAGTGTGCGAATTATATATTGTTCACCCACCCGTTGAGCAATAAAGTTCTTAGCTTCATGTTTATCAACCATTACAGTTTGTATAGGGTCTCTGTAATTAACCTTTAGCCATTGTAACTTTTCGCTAAAAGTTTTAGGATTCTCTAAATCTAGAGGATAGCCCATGTATTTTGGGAATACTTTCTTTAAAAACTCTTCATCAGATAAAGAATCATAATAACCTAATTTGATTAATACTCTTGTGCGATAGTAAGGTTTTGTTAAAAAGGACATGCCAACTTTACATAACTTGCTGAGCTTCATTTTTACGTCCTTTCCGGATCAATTGCATCTCTAAATAAAACATCATCATATAAAAATATGTACTCTTACTTTCATAAGACACCATCCCCATATCCATGACGATTTGAGAAAGGAATAAAATGAGCACCATTACATATTCATTGCTATGAAAATTTCGATAGCGAATTAAGTTATAAGCTATATACACATACATTGAGTAATACGCCAATAAGCCGATTATCCCTGTACCCGCTAATAGTTCAATATAATTATTATGTAAATAATAATTCTCTTTACCATATAAAAAATAGGTAAGTACAGATGGATTATTAACCCCCACCCCAGTCATGGGCGATTGATAAAATAAATCCCACCCTATATCAACCAAGGCTAAACGAATAATAGTAGATGAATCACCACCAGTACCGGAGAAAGCATCCACCATACTCGACATACGATCCAGAACCTCTGAAAACATAGGTAATTGTAGAACTGCAATACCAATGATGGTAAGAGCTAACAATGACCCAATAATCTTAGCAATAGAATTTACTACATTGGCACTACGTAAACTTTTAAATACAAATAGTAATACTGTACCAACAACAACAAATACTAAAGCTTTACGACTACCAGTAGCTGCTAGAATCCCCAATGTAGGTAAGGCTATAATATTCCACCAACGAGGTCGATCGTATAACATGTAATACAATGTCATAACGATAGCATTGGCACCTAATAAACCTACAGTATTCGCATTTAATGCATCATTTGCAATTCGTGCGGAAGATGACAAAACCGTAATAAAGTAATCTAAGCCATAGAAATATACCGTGTAAAAACAAACTATATAACCGGTCCACATACCAATTTTTAGTAATGTGTCCACCGATGTTTTATCTTGATAACACATGTATAAAATGATAAGCATAAAGAATATCTTGACGATATCAAAACTTCGACTGAGTGCTACAGATGGCTCAATAGCATTAATAGTACTCAGATAACAGGCTCCAATAAAGAGCAGCATATAACCATGCATCCAGGTAAGCCTAAATTTTATAACTCCCTGCTCTCGTATGAGATAAAAAATAATAAGTCCAAATAGGCATACAAATAATACATAGGCACCATAATTCGCATCGCCAAGGGCAAAGGAAATGGTCAACGACAACACTAAAAATATTAGAGTTATGAACCATATCATGCGGTCAGCAATAGCCGTAATATTTAACTTCAATGGTTCTCCTCCTTACAACTCATAAAACATCTAACCAACGTTTAGCAATTTTACATAGTGGGAATTTATCACGAACCTTGATAGCTTCCTGTGAAAGTTTTGCTGCTAGTGCAGGGTCTTTCAGAATACTACGCATAGCTTCATACATGGCCTTTGTATCTCCTACAGGTACCAAGATTCCATTTTCTCCACTATTTATTACCATACGAGCACCACCTACTGGACAGTCTGTAACTACAGCAGGCAAGCCCATGCCAAGTGCTTCTAACATAGAGTTTGAAATACCTTCAAAATCAGATGATGAAACATACATAGAACAAGGTGCAACCTTCTCTAAAATATTACTAGCAAAGCCAGGTAATAAAATACGATTTTCTAAATTGAGCGCTTTAATTTGAGCACGTAGTTCATCCTCTAAAACACCTTGGCCATAAATAACAAGTTTATACTCTGGAAACTCATCTGCCAGCATACTAAAAGCATTAATCATCATAGGCAAATTCTTTTGAGGATGTAATCGACAAGCCGTAACAATTGTCTTCTCACGTTCCCCTTCTATTGGTGGTGGCAGTTTACCATTAATAGGATTTGGAATGATAACACCACGCTTTTGTACAGATTCAGGGAAATATGAACGAGCATCCTCAGTTTGGAATACTAACGCATCAGCAAAGCGAAAGGCAAAATTACGCAACGCTTGTTGATGCCAACCAATAGGCACCTTACGCGGATTATTTCGCTCCGAAAAGACGATGCGATTCTTCACAAACCAAGAGCTAATGGCGAGAATAAAGCTCGATGCCGACAAAAACGATAAGCATGTTGCGTTAGGTCTTGTCTTCAAAATCTTGATCAGCTCTTTAATTTCCTGAATAAAGCGAATTACTTTATTAGAGCTTGTAGTATGAATTTGAATTTGTTCAATACCTTCCTCTAAAGCATATTCATTACCATAACGATTAGGGCTTGTTTGGATAACCGTAATATGGTGACCATCATGCACCCACTGACGAGCTAACTCTGTTAAAATACGTTCAGCTCCATCATTACCGAGGGAGATGGTAACAATAATTATTTCCTTTTTCATAAGCCTTCCTCTTGGATATATTCTGCAAGTCTTACATAGGCTTGTGCCATTGACACTTTAGGCTGCCAACCTAAAGATTTCAACTTCTTAGAGCTTAAGAACATGTGAACTGTCGGTGCGTATCCCAAACCCTGTACATCTTCTGGAATGTCAAAAACTACTTCACTTTTTCCATGACTTACATGCGTAGCTACTAGATGCGCAATACTTGCTATGGAGCGAGTTTCCTCATCATGACAAATATTATATGCTTCACCAGCTTCGCCATCCTTCATGAGGGTTAAAATGCCCGTTAATGCATCAGTAATATAGCAATAATTCGACATGGAGTCACCTTTTGTATGAAGAATAATATTTTCATTTCGTAAAGCACTCTTAGTAAACTGCATGAATACACGATTATCAGATACGGGAACACCTGGTCCAAAGGTTTGAGCAAGTCTAGCTATAACAGCAGGAACTCCAAATTCTACAGCATAGGACTTACAATAACACTCACATAATCTCTTACTTTCAGAATAAGAACTACGAATATTTAAATGATCTAAATACCCTAATCGTTCTTCTGTCATCACTTGTCCGGATTCATAGGGTACACCATACTGTTCCATACTCGATAAGTACACAAGTTTTTTTACCGTTTTATGATGTCCGAGCTCTAACATAGCTTCAGTACCATGAATTGATGTACGAATAGTTTCTACAGGATGCTCCATAAAGAATTTAGATTGTGTTGGTGCAGCACCATGTAAGATATAGTCACAAGGTACGTCAATAGATTCTAAAGCACCATCAATAAGTGTAATGGAATCATTATCTAAGTAGTTACCTAATATAGCCTGTGCTTTATCATGACTTCGTACATGACCTATTACCTTTATGTCCAAGTTAAAAGTCTCATTGGCAAGTATAAGCAATTTTATAAACATAGAACCAATAAGTCCCGTCGCACCTGTCACAAGAATGCGCTGATGGCGGAGGAATTCAAAGTACTCTTTGTCTTGTAATAAAGCTATTAACTCGCGCTTAATAACGGAATTACTCATCTTGTAATCCTCCTAATTCACGGTTTTTAATAATACCTGTGAACATATAATAATCAGATGGTGTAGTAATCTTTATATTTTCTGTTTCTCCTAATACTGGATACAAGGTGTATCCATAATGCATCATCATGGATGCAGAATCTATAAAATTATGGATACCTTCTGCTTTAGCTCTATCATGAACCGATAAAATATCATCTAGTTTAAAGCTTTGAGGTGCTTTTGCCATAAGGCATTCACTACGATTTAAAATTCGGTTTATAGAACCATTATCTGTAACCATAACGGTTTCAATAGCAGGTGTAACTGTAATAGCAGAACCCTTTGTTTCTACAGATTCAATATTCCTCTCTATTGTTGCCTTATCCACAAGTGGTCTAACACCATCGTGAATCAATACGGTAATCTCTTCATTAGGAAATAATCGTTTTGCCTCTGTCAATCCATTATATTGAGAGTCTAAAGCACTGTCTCCACCTGGAACAATGGATACAATTTTTTGTAAACCAGCCTCTTTGATGAGGTTTTTAGTATGATCAATCCACTCTGCTTTGCAAGCTAAAACAATACCGTCAATAGAGTCGGTTTGTTCAAACACATCTAAAGTTTGAATCAAAATAGGTCTACCGTTCCATTCTAGAAACTGTTTTGGCGTCTTGCTGTTATTCATTCGAGCACCTACGCCACCCGCAAAGATTACTGCTATTCGTTTCATAGGCCCTCCTTAAGGTTGAGCTTCGTTCTTGGCATAATGTATGCCTCTATACTCCTTGTAAGGTGTATGTAAATCAGCAAACACAGCATCATGTTTTGCTACACGCTGTTCTACTGGTGGTAATTGCATATAGTCGCCCCAAATGAGACGTAAATATCTTTCATACCCTTTCATAACAGGTATCTGATGACCTTCAAAGTCTTTATATACAACAGATTCGAAGTCTTCTCGAGGATGACGCAACTTCATGCCTTTTAAACTACCAATTAACTCAGTACACTCCTTGCTCGTATTAAAATCATATTTAGTCATTTGCTTTTCTGCAAAGCGCCATATATGGTAACGTAATGACTGACTAGAGAATACCTTGTAGATACATCCTGCTAATGCACGATACATCGGTCCTTTATTATCCGGTAAACGTTGTGCATTAAAAAGTGCAAAGGTCATAGCCCACATAAGTTGTAAAGTGCGGCTAATTTTTCCTGGTGCACAACCATCAATAGGCATAATTTCAAGAGCTAAACCATGACAAATATCTTCATGCATACTATGACGATTAATAAATGTCGTATGATTATCTCTAATAGAAGCACCTGCATCATGATAGATATGATGCCGATCCGTACGACAATAGGTATACCGTTCTGTATCTGCATACTTAGGCCATAGTTCAGCTAACTTTTCGTAATCTGGACGTGGCATAAATAAATCCAAGTCGTCATCCCAAGGGATAAAACCATTATGACGTATAGCCCCAATGAGGCCACCGCCACAGAGATAAAAGCGCAAATTATGTTTGTCACAAAACTCTTTAAAGTACAGCAACATACTAAGCTCTTTTTCTTGTATTTCCTTTGTCATAGATGTACTCATAGGAACCTCTCTTAACGTAAAACAGCTAGTACGGTATCAATCATCGTTTTAATATCTTGTAGAAAAGAAAACTCTTTAATACTCTTTAAATTCCAAGCCATTTTGCCTGGTAAAACCTCATTGATATACACTTCATCAACATTTTTAGCATTTTGTAAAAGTTGATCTTCGTCTTTATAGGCAATGCTTGCCACACTAGTTACACCAGCTGGCAATAATAAAGTCGCCTTCATTTCATTGGTGTAGGCCGCCACATAACGAGGCACCTCTGGTCTTGTACCAACAAAGCTCATATCTCCTAATAG comes from the Veillonella dispar genome and includes:
- a CDS encoding lipopolysaccharide biosynthesis protein, whose product is MDTKIVAAAKWSVITEVLAKLITPLTNIILAHMLAPTAFGILATIMMVISFAEMLADAGFQKFLVQHEFQSDKEKQEATDVAFIANLVLSLLLWGAIIVGRDELAVLVGNDGLGIPLAIMGAMIPLSAFSSVQMALYRRDFNFKFLLNIRLITILTPILISIPMALMGYDYWSLIAGMLGAQLFTALALLKSRKNQIHLFFSSRVFMNMFSYSAWSLAEAFSIWLTAWVDTFIISRFLDAYYLGIYKMPMAIVTTVMAMATSSLAPVLFAALSRVQQDEQAFSNTFFTFQRYMALFLVPIGIGLFVFQDFVVDLLLGPQWKLAGIVLGSWALSSAIMTVTANLISEVFRAKGVPNLSFWTQILHLVVLIPVIYICIQYDFSTFVYARSIVRMEMLMVAMIFLALFIHISALRVITNIGVYLITASIVGALAYSILHLYDAVWWTIACMILCVVLYVVILYLIPSERTIITSGVDKLLSKVRRS
- a CDS encoding CapA family protein; amino-acid sequence: MKLYIGADFVPTDINRVLFETGNIEALVGKELLGLFKQSDLNVFNLEVPLTDASTPIDKFGNNLKSPTKTIYGYKALEPIFLTLANNHSLDHGVEGLTTTLELLKKHDIKNAGAGANVKEAKKPFIFEKEGIRIGFYLCAEHEFTVASCHTMGANPFDVLESFDDVEALKKTCDYVIVLYHGGKEFYRYPSPMLQRYCRKFVDKGADLVICQHSHCIGSREDYGKGTIIYGQGNFIFNSESYIHHKEFVKDSLLISVEATKDSFIVSEVPIRGTERGTRLATESEAMETLTEYKKRSENIRDAHFVAQAYKDFADTHVKRYLREFLGRSFIIRAINGLFGRKLIQLILGKTSYLAIQNYLECEAHHELFLRGIKNINKK
- a CDS encoding ATP-grasp fold amidoligase family protein, whose amino-acid sequence is MKLSKLCKVGMSFLTKPYYRTRVLIKLGYYDSLSDEEFLKKVFPKYMGYPLDLENPKTFSEKLQWLKVNYRDPIQTVMVDKHEAKNFIAQRVGEQYIIRTLAVWDSVEDIDFDALPNQFVLKCTHDSGGIVICKDKSSLDREAAKAKLSASLQRDYSRIAREWPYKEVPRRIIAEEYLSELGSNEILDYKMYCFHGEPKMTVVCSDRFSKTGTRMNFYDIDWKPMGIHFGHYPPLPTEFPRPETYDEMLRLATELSKDCPFLRVDFYEIKRRLYIGELTFFPGAGLEQFRPISKDYELGEWLHLETVHRS
- a CDS encoding O-antigen ligase family protein, encoding MKLNITAIADRMIWFITLIFLVLSLTISFALGDANYGAYVLFVCLFGLIIFYLIREQGVIKFRLTWMHGYMLLFIGACYLSTINAIEPSVALSRSFDIVKIFFMLIILYMCYQDKTSVDTLLKIGMWTGYIVCFYTVYFYGLDYFITVLSSSARIANDALNANTVGLLGANAIVMTLYYMLYDRPRWWNIIALPTLGILAATGSRKALVFVVVGTVLLFVFKSLRSANVVNSIAKIIGSLLALTIIGIAVLQLPMFSEVLDRMSSMVDAFSGTGGDSSTIIRLALVDIGWDLFYQSPMTGVGVNNPSVLTYFLYGKENYYLHNNYIELLAGTGIIGLLAYYSMYVYIAYNLIRYRNFHSNEYVMVLILFLSQIVMDMGMVSYESKSTYFYMMMFYLEMQLIRKGRKNEAQQVM
- a CDS encoding glycosyltransferase, producing the protein MKKEIIIVTISLGNDGAERILTELARQWVHDGHHITVIQTSPNRYGNEYALEEGIEQIQIHTTSSNKVIRFIQEIKELIKILKTRPNATCLSFLSASSFILAISSWFVKNRIVFSERNNPRKVPIGWHQQALRNFAFRFADALVFQTEDARSYFPESVQKRGVIIPNPINGKLPPPIEGEREKTIVTACRLHPQKNLPMMINAFSMLADEFPEYKLVIYGQGVLEDELRAQIKALNLENRILLPGFASNILEKVAPCSMYVSSSDFEGISNSMLEALGMGLPAVVTDCPVGGARMVINSGENGILVPVGDTKAMYEAMRSILKDPALAAKLSQEAIKVRDKFPLCKIAKRWLDVL
- a CDS encoding NAD-dependent epimerase/dehydratase family protein, whose translation is MSNSVIKRELIALLQDKEYFEFLRHQRILVTGATGLIGSMFIKLLILANETFNLDIKVIGHVRSHDKAQAILGNYLDNDSITLIDGALESIDVPCDYILHGAAPTQSKFFMEHPVETIRTSIHGTEAMLELGHHKTVKKLVYLSSMEQYGVPYESGQVMTEERLGYLDHLNIRSSYSESKRLCECYCKSYAVEFGVPAVIARLAQTFGPGVPVSDNRVFMQFTKSALRNENIILHTKGDSMSNYCYITDALTGILTLMKDGEAGEAYNICHDEETRSIASIAHLVATHVSHGKSEVVFDIPEDVQGLGYAPTVHMFLSSKKLKSLGWQPKVSMAQAYVRLAEYIQEEGL
- a CDS encoding IspD/TarI family cytidylyltransferase, translated to MKRIAVIFAGGVGARMNNSKTPKQFLEWNGRPILIQTLDVFEQTDSIDGIVLACKAEWIDHTKNLIKEAGLQKIVSIVPGGDSALDSQYNGLTEAKRLFPNEEITVLIHDGVRPLVDKATIERNIESVETKGSAITVTPAIETVMVTDNGSINRILNRSECLMAKAPQSFKLDDILSVHDRAKAEGIHNFIDSASMMMHYGYTLYPVLGETENIKITTPSDYYMFTGIIKNRELGGLQDE
- a CDS encoding LicD family protein, with the protein product MSTSMTKEIQEKELSMLLYFKEFCDKHNLRFYLCGGGLIGAIRHNGFIPWDDDLDLFMPRPDYEKLAELWPKYADTERYTYCRTDRHHIYHDAGASIRDNHTTFINRHSMHEDICHGLALEIMPIDGCAPGKISRTLQLMWAMTFALFNAQRLPDNKGPMYRALAGCIYKVFSSQSLRYHIWRFAEKQMTKYDFNTSKECTELIGSLKGMKLRHPREDFESVVYKDFEGHQIPVMKGYERYLRLIWGDYMQLPPVEQRVAKHDAVFADLHTPYKEYRGIHYAKNEAQP